A stretch of the Perca flavescens isolate YP-PL-M2 chromosome 3, PFLA_1.0, whole genome shotgun sequence genome encodes the following:
- the c1qtnf5 gene encoding complement C1q tumor necrosis factor-related protein 5 isoform X2 — MTSLRLLPLLQSLLLIQVHLSNQLEDNKIPPSLCTGHPGIPGSPGAHGSPGQPGRDGRDGRDAAPGEKGQKGDMGYPGETGVRGLTGDRGDPGEKGERGQSGECAVAPKSAFSVKLSEGLTSPITVGNVVRFDKVVLNEQGDYNAETGRFTCKVPGVYYFAVHATVYRASLQFDLMKNAHTVASYFQFYGNWPKPASLSGGSLLHLIPGDQVWVQMALSEYNGFYSSTKTDSTFTGFLVYSDWKNSAVFA, encoded by the exons ATGACCTCACTCCGGCTGTTGCCCTTGTTGCAGTCCCTCCTTCTCATCCAAGTCCATCTTTCCAACCAGTTAGAAGACAACAAGATCCCTCCCAGTCTGTGTACTGGTCACCCTGGTATCCCGGGCTCTCCTGGAGCTCATGGCAGTCCTGGTCAGCCAGGGAGAGACGGGAGGGACGGGAGAGATGCTGCTCCAGGGGAGAAGGGACAGAAGGGGGACATGGGATACCCAG GTGAGACAGGAGTGCGTGGCTTGACCGGGGACAGAGGGGACCCAGGAGAAAAAGGGGAGAGGGGGCAGTCAGGAGAGTGCGCGGTGGCCCCCAAATCAGCCTTCAGTGTCAAACTATCCGAGGGCCTCACTTCACCCATCACTGTGGGCAATGTAGTCCGCTTCGACAAGGTTGTACTTAATGAACAGGGCGACTACAACGCAGAGACGGGACGCTTTACCTGCAAAGTGCCAGGAGTTTACTACTTTGCCGTTCACGCCACAGTCTACCGCGCCAGCCTCCAGTTTGACCTGAtgaaaaatgcacacacagtgGCATCTTATTTTCAGTTCTACGGCAACTGGCCCAAACCAGCGTCTCTTTCAGGCGGCTCCCTGCTCCACCTCATCCCTGGTGACCAGGTGTGGGTCCAGATGGCTCTGTCAGAGTACAATGGGTTTTACTCCAGCACCAAGACAGACAGCACCTTCACCGGCTTCCTGGTGTACTCAGACTGGAAGAACTCTGCTGTGTTTGCATGA
- the c1qtnf5 gene encoding complement C1q tumor necrosis factor-related protein 5 isoform X1, which produces MSPDSGWEELFYWVLFGTLKHQQQLPKTSLYVNCRATTMTSLRLLPLLQSLLLIQVHLSNQLEDNKIPPSLCTGHPGIPGSPGAHGSPGQPGRDGRDGRDAAPGEKGQKGDMGYPGETGVRGLTGDRGDPGEKGERGQSGECAVAPKSAFSVKLSEGLTSPITVGNVVRFDKVVLNEQGDYNAETGRFTCKVPGVYYFAVHATVYRASLQFDLMKNAHTVASYFQFYGNWPKPASLSGGSLLHLIPGDQVWVQMALSEYNGFYSSTKTDSTFTGFLVYSDWKNSAVFA; this is translated from the exons atgtct CCAGACTCTGGTTGGGAGGAACTGTTTTACTGGGTTCTCTTCGGCACACTCAAACATCAGCAGCAGCTCCCAAAGACTTCACTCTACGTTAACTG CCGTGCCACTACAATGACCTCACTCCGGCTGTTGCCCTTGTTGCAGTCCCTCCTTCTCATCCAAGTCCATCTTTCCAACCAGTTAGAAGACAACAAGATCCCTCCCAGTCTGTGTACTGGTCACCCTGGTATCCCGGGCTCTCCTGGAGCTCATGGCAGTCCTGGTCAGCCAGGGAGAGACGGGAGGGACGGGAGAGATGCTGCTCCAGGGGAGAAGGGACAGAAGGGGGACATGGGATACCCAG GTGAGACAGGAGTGCGTGGCTTGACCGGGGACAGAGGGGACCCAGGAGAAAAAGGGGAGAGGGGGCAGTCAGGAGAGTGCGCGGTGGCCCCCAAATCAGCCTTCAGTGTCAAACTATCCGAGGGCCTCACTTCACCCATCACTGTGGGCAATGTAGTCCGCTTCGACAAGGTTGTACTTAATGAACAGGGCGACTACAACGCAGAGACGGGACGCTTTACCTGCAAAGTGCCAGGAGTTTACTACTTTGCCGTTCACGCCACAGTCTACCGCGCCAGCCTCCAGTTTGACCTGAtgaaaaatgcacacacagtgGCATCTTATTTTCAGTTCTACGGCAACTGGCCCAAACCAGCGTCTCTTTCAGGCGGCTCCCTGCTCCACCTCATCCCTGGTGACCAGGTGTGGGTCCAGATGGCTCTGTCAGAGTACAATGGGTTTTACTCCAGCACCAAGACAGACAGCACCTTCACCGGCTTCCTGGTGTACTCAGACTGGAAGAACTCTGCTGTGTTTGCATGA